The Lolium rigidum isolate FL_2022 chromosome 2, APGP_CSIRO_Lrig_0.1, whole genome shotgun sequence genomic interval CGGGTCGGCAGCGGGAGGCGGTGGAGAAGCTGTGGAACTCGATCAAGGAGCAGCAGATCCGGCGCAAGCACGGCAAGTCGGCGAGCGGGAAGCTGGACGTGAACGCCTTCGAGCGCCTCCAGGAGAAGTACTCCCACGAGAAGATCAGCATCCGGCGTGCCGTTGGTGGTGCGGGTGACCGCCGTGCCACGCAGTGGCTCGGCTAACAAATTCCGCGCCCTGCCTCCACCAAGTGCACCAGAGTCAGTGCCGTCTGATGATCGCGACGTTGCGTCGACCTAAAGAAAAACGACGATTTCCGCAGCTCCCCTTGTGTAGCCAGCTGAATGGCGGTTCAGTGTACGTTTCAGGAAAAACCGGCGGGATCTGATTTTCCGCGAGGATGGCGTTCACCTGAGGTGCTGCACACGGGTGGACTGATGAAGACGATGCAACGGCGTGCGTGCGGTTTGTAATTTCATATTCGCATTCATGATATGAGGTGTGTGATATACTGTGATCCGCATTCCTGTGATCTCATTGCCACAGATTTCCTGGGTGCTCGTGCGTGCGTGTAAAAAACCTTGGTGCGAACGTGTGAACGCGCTTGGGGTTTGTTTGTCAGTTGCTGGTGATAATGAATGTATTCCGAGTCGTCGAGCGTCTCGGTCTCAGGGAAGATGACCAGGGGAAGGAAGAGAGCAGAAAACGAGACGGCCGGTCGACCTGAGAGTCTGAAAACCCAGTGCAAAAGCCAAAACGAGCATGCGTGCGAGAGGAAATAGAGGCATAGAGCACGACTGGAAGCAAAATGCTGCCGAAAACGATAAGACTTCGTATGTTATGCTCTTTTCCATCCCTTGTCCAGTTGTCCTCGCAATTCCACTGCCTTTCTTTAACATGGCTATTTGTTTGCAGTAGTTCCAGTAATAATTTTTTAAGGACATATGTAGTTTTGAAAGGGTATAAGATTCTATCTACTCCTACATTGGTAAAGAAAAACTCCTATACTAGCACATAGCTACTCAGAAAAAAGCTCATACCTATACATGGTCACTTCTCATTCTGGGAGCTTTCTTAATCGATCTATGTACCGGTGAATGTTCTGGAGAGATGCTAAGCACCAACGCCGCATAAATCCATGGGGATACATTAGCAAGTGGCGGTCGTCGACCATATGCAAGCTAAAGTGCGGCCGTTCGGCGCTAAATGCTTTGTTTATCCATGCCACCCGGCCAGTAGTACGTTCGTGCGCACTGCACACACTCACCTGagtatttcagatgcaagtttGACTAGTGACTGATTGATCCCTTTGTATGTCTCAGCATCTCCTAATTCGCAACCAGCACCGGAATATGTGTGACAAACAAACAAAAGGTGATGAAACATTTTACAGAAAAACCACATGGTGGCCATCCTCAATTCCTCATGGAGCAGTGCCATGCACATTTCTAGTTCTATTTTATTTCTTAAGCTAAGGTAATCTGATTAATTTACTAAGATAAGATAAGAAGCCGGCCGGGTCCTTCTATTCAACACAGCATTTACACGTTTGCTCCCTTTCAGCCGACATAGTGCCCTACATGTCGATCATTTcgtttgcaccatccttcttcacCGAGCAAGCCACCCCGACCCCGGCCGGCTCTATAAATATCCAACCGTCAACCTCAACTCGCACCGCCCGGTAACAGTCGCTCAGCCAGTAGCTAGCTTCAGTTGAGCAGCACACATCTGACATCTTcccggccttcttcttcgacCATCCTTGTCTGTTCTTCTAGCTCACTAGAACGCTAGCCATGGCcgcgtgtggtggtggtggtactaATGCCGGCGCGGTTGCTGGAGCGGCGGGCGCGGGGTCGCCGTGCGGGGCGTGCAAGTTCCTTCGACGGCGGTGCGTGCAGGAGTGTGTCTTTGCGCCATACTTCAGCACCGACCAGGGCGCGGCGCGGTTCGCCGCCATCCACAAGGTCTTCGGCGCCAGCAACGCTGCCAAGCTGCTCGCCCACCTTCCCGCCACCGACCGCTGTGAGGCCGTCGTCACCATCACCTATGAGGCCCAGTCGCGGCTCCGCGACCCTGTCTACGGCTGCGTCGCACAGATCTTCGCGCTCCAGCAGCAGGTCGGTCACTTCTTCATCTCCGATCAGTCAGCTAGCCACTTCCGATAGCCATGGACGAATGCTTATGATTTTCTTGTGCATTACAGGTGGCGATCCTGCAGGCGCAGCTGATGCAGGCCAAGGCGCAGCTGGCGTGCGGCGTGCAGAGCACCACCTCGCCAATGAGCCACCAGCAGCAGTGGCCGGACAGCAGCAGCATCGCCGCCATGCTCCGGCAGCAGGACGCTAACAgcggcggcttcggcggcggcgccgcgcttCTGCCGGAGCTCATGGGCGGAGACGTCTCCATGTCGATGATGCAGCAACATTGCGGCGTCAAGACGGATGCCGGGGAGCTCCAGTACCTAGCCCAGGCCATGATGCAAAGCTCCAACTACTCCCAGTAGAAGAAGGATCAAATCCATTTCGCGCCCACAGGTCTCGTCGGAATGCTGATGGACGGAATCGTGCGGCGCCAGGTCGAGATAGAACGGAATGGATGAGGGCAATTGATTAACCTGTACTGAACTTTTTATCAGTGTTAATTCTGATCCTACATGTTACGTATAATTATATATTAGTGAGGAAGTCTGGGTTGATGATCAGTTGATTAGAGCTTATGTGTAAGCAGTTTATTGCAAGTCTTGATAATGATATCGCTGGCCAAGATATATGCTGTGGAAGTATGAGCTGCACTAGATACTGAACGCTTCTGAACTTTGCTCAGATGTACCCATGCACTTGCAGGCTAGCAGGATGATGAACACAACTCTACTGTCTAAACCTTTCATTTTTCTATGAATGTTGTTACatttagtaaaaaaaaatcaaaataacttTGACTTATTTGTTGTTGGAAACTTGCAAGGTTGACAATGCACCACAAAAGTACAAGGAAGAGTTATTACTAGTTCACAACTTTGAGTTTCCACCAAGTTTCCCTATCTAGAGACCCCAAAATCACTTGTATACATTCATAGCTAGGCTTGTATAAACTCATAGGCTGCTGCTGATAATCCTAGTTTTTCATGCCATGCACAAAGGCTGCCCCCCTGATAACAGACATGTATGAACTGCACAGCCGCTCAGTAGCAcgtttacttttttttttcctttcgctGAAGTATGTGATGTTCTGCATACATGTTGACCTTAGTCACTCATGCTAATGCATGGATGCACACAAACATATACACGGTGAAAGGTCACTGATCCCAATGGTTGATTAATTTCATTGTACAGTTGACTGCAGTTAGATGACTGACCACGTTAGCAGTAGTAGTTGCAGTAGTTAGTTTACTCCTACTGCTACTAGCAGTACAATCTACAATGCTACCACGTTGATAATTAAGAACTCTAGTCACTCCAGATTCCAAATAGAACAATGCTACCACATTGAGCTAGCACGCTGATAAAATATGAGTATAGTACAAATCCATTGGAATGGTTAGACATTCTACTGACAATAATTGAGATGGGTAGATATGCCAAATACTACTGCTGACACTGTGATCCTCTAGTTTAATCAGTCATCAGATAAGAACAGTGCTACTGCTGCAAGTTTTGGAGGACTAGCATCTTGGGACTCTGCAAATTATTTCATCTTCCACATGTTCACTGAATCCATTACAATAGGCTAATTAACTAGTACGAGTTCAGGTCAGAAGCTAAATGCTAATCAAGGGCCAAATTTCGTAGCCAACGAGCAGCTAGCTACTACTGTTCAGGTCGCCAAAAGCTGCTGTATGCAATCAAGCAAGCAAGAACCTGCACATGAGCTCATTGTTTAGTTGATTCAGGGCCTGAGGTTTGCTACAAAATCTGGAGTCTCTCTCTTCATGAACACCTACAGTTCAAGCAAGGTGATGCACAGCTGATTTAAACAATGTGCATAGGGCAGTGACTTTTGTGGTTCATCCTCTTATCGATCGGCGCAAAGCCGTAGATTTGACGCGTGATTAATGTGGGTCAGTATAAGATGATCTTCACATGCACATGGTTAGGTGTAGCCTAGGATGCTTAGCCATCTGCGATTAGGTGGCCGCCAAAGTTTTGTTCTTGTCAGTGTCTTGAAGGTAAACAAGAGAAGTTAAATCACAGAAAAGATCTGTTTTTGCAAACCTGAAGAAGAGAAGTTACGCAAATTTTGGATGTGTTTGTCATCTTCCTTTACAAAGTTTATATTATTAGTCAATGGGCAGAGGGACCAAATTTGCAGAATACAAAGGGATTGTCTCTAAAAGTTGAAACCAATTTCATTAGTTTGTGGCTGCTTTGTCCCTTTGTGTTTTGTAAGTATTAGTATATTAGAAGAATATGTTAAGATTCAATTGGTCAAGAAGGTGGTCACTGGTCAAACAAGGGCAAACACAAAAGGCAAGCTTATTATGGCGCTTGAGAGTAATTAGACCCCACTAATCACAGAGAACTTTAGCACTAATCCCAAACCATATGAAATTCGGAAGTAGTGCTTTTTTCTGTGAGTGTGCAGTTGCTTTTGGTTCAGTCTTGGACCAAAAAAAGATGAGGAGGCCTTTCCAAGGTGACTTGTAATTGGAAGAGATGATAATAAAAACATCACCCGTTTGTTCCAAGCAGAAAAAGTTGGAAGAAAAGAAGACAAGTGAAATGGAGTATGATGAACAGATGCCTTGGAAGTTGTGCATGTGGCGCCTCACCATCATTTCAGACTGAGAGCTTGTTTGGCCACTGCTGCTCACCAAGTTGCTTATCAAATTCTTTCTATCATACAATTTTGAGCTTTCTTTATTCTAACATTATACTTAAAGTTGTTTGTTGGTCATGGGAACTATGTACTttttgttaagcttcatgcactagccacttgaaccaaaagtccgaactgatggaaagagctaggcaatctacttatacacttcaacactttTCTTATAGAAAAAGTGATTTAAAAACTGCTAATTGTTTACCCAAAATAAACTTGTGCTTGTCCGCACAGGAAGGAAAAAAGAATACCCAAACAAATCAAAAAGTTGTGATGGCCCGGCTTATTAGAAAAGAGAGAGAATAATGAAGGTATTCAACTGTTTAGGCCCAAAATCTGATAGGCCATGTGATAAATGTTAGCAAAGATATTGTTCTCAAATTTCAGACTGATCTTACGGGATATCACGAGGCTGGCCTTTGCCAAGGTCGCTAGTGTGCGGCAACCAGTCAcggagaagcttcaacaaatcaagagagcatcgAAAGTACCATGAATGGGACCTCCCGTGCACGAAATCATCATGTTTCATTGCAAATCAATCCGATCCAAATTTTGTGAAACACAATGAAACCCAACAATTTGGTGCAGCACGAATCTTAAAGTAGAAATCAATGTGAATTCGATGGGCACAACGTGCACGAGAGGTCCCGTACACGGTACAGTCACATTTCTGAGCAAATCGAGGCATGTTGCTACGGGGGTACGGGATGCGTTTCTTCCGTTTTTCCTTTTTGTATActtttttttcagtttttttgGAGTAAGTATAAAAAATTCTTCTATAAACTACGTGAAGTACAGAATACCAATATATCAAAAACTGAAGTACAAAAGTACACAGAAAAGGTAAGTGCATAGAAAAATGGAGTACAAGTCTACAACCACCTATTTTGGAAGATAAGAGGGAGCTGAGAGAACACATGATTCCACTTTATGTTGGAATCAAGTCCGAAGATGTTTTCATTCGGGTCATTCCAAGGCATGCCACAATTCCGACGAAACATACAGTAAAGATTCCTGCGTGGTGTGCATACGGCGAACGCCTGCGTATGGAAGTGTCCCTTGCAAAGCGTATCAAGGTTAGCTATAACACATTCTTAGGAGAGGTTGAGCTAGTCAACAATAGAAGGTCAGGCCAAGGATCAGTTCATTTTGAACTGACATTTGAAGTTGATACAGACTATATGGTCAAAGTGGCCGTCAGAACCTGGCGATGCTGGCAATGGGATGAAAGCAGCATCCAAGGTCTTTCGGTGCACAAAATCGTGGTGTCCAAGGAAAAATCGACGAGGCCATCAGGAACAGCTTGCTTGGCTGGTAAACATGGGAAGGGACACAGTAAATATCCTCAGCTACGTCTTGTCGGCAAGAAAGGGTGGTGTCCTCAAGGCTGAATTGGAAGAAGCCACCGAAGACTCGTCAATATGGTTATTATTCTGATTACTCAGATTACGAAGAGGAATACAAGAgtgcataaacctacttcaaaaaaaattagggtGGTGAAATCCTGCCAGTTAAGGAGCTACATATTTTGTACTGTATTGTTTTTGAGACTATGTGCAGGAAAAAAAGGAAGGGTTCTGCTTCAGTGGTCCGCCCCCTACAAACTCACCAGGGATTAAAACACAAAGACGGTTGAGATTTGCCGATACCTCTTCGTTGTGAAGGGCATGATGGCTGAGATTTGCCGATACCCCTCTATGTCAATCGTATGTAATGGAGGCAGCTTATGTCATTTCGACTCATTATCAAGTGTCACATTGCACATCACCGTGAGAATCTATCTACAAATCTATACAAACGACAGATTCGACAAGAGATGATATGAAAGATGAAACAAGATACCGCAGAATCAATGTGCTTTAATCTATGCATTCATCATGTGTGATTGATATTCGCCAGCAACACAACTTTTACTTGTGACAACTTTCTACTCTGATGCTATACAAAACAATGTTGGACATCTGATCCTTTTTATATTTCAGTTTTCAGTCAAATCACAACATTCTTCAATCCAGAGGCCCCACagattttttcgagaaaacgcaaagggcaTTCGTGTCTATTTTCATTGAACAGATAGAGTTTAAGCTTTGGAGAAACTGCCTCCCAGTTCATTCAAGTTTAAGCTTTGGCAAATTCTGGATCTTTAAGGTCGCAAAGATTTTAAATAGCATCATATTAAGGAGATATGCAGAATGCTTCTACTAAAGTATCTCAACCTCTGAAGGACAGAGATTCTAAAGCTCACAGAAAGAATTAGAGATCTCCGGTGTTTGGAAAATCTTGACATATGGGAAACAAATACTATGGAGCTTCCCAAAGCCATCTGCAAACTTACTTTTTGAAAAGGATTATGTATTTATCAAGATGAAAAGCATTCTTACATTCGCGCATAGCCAGTTCCGACACACAGGAAGGAACTTGACCCTGCAACATCCCATTACACAACTCCCTACTCGCAAAATTTGCGATCTCATGAGCTAAGTTATTAGCGTTTCTACTCTTTTAAGCTAGAATGACATTTTTTCCTAGACGGTTAAAATCATCTGCGACGAATCTGGTATCTGACCTATCCTCGCTGTCAGGCTTGAAGATAGACAACAGGGATTGACAGTCCTGTTTCAATAATTATCCGGTTACTGGTGTCGTTGATAGCAAGCTTCAGGCCTTCGTAACAGGATATTGCCTCACACACCTGGGCACCTCTGCAGTGTTC includes:
- the LOC124688756 gene encoding LOB domain-containing protein 16-like, encoding MAACGGGGTNAGAVAGAAGAGSPCGACKFLRRRCVQECVFAPYFSTDQGAARFAAIHKVFGASNAAKLLAHLPATDRCEAVVTITYEAQSRLRDPVYGCVAQIFALQQQVAILQAQLMQAKAQLACGVQSTTSPMSHQQQWPDSSSIAAMLRQQDANSGGFGGGAALLPELMGGDVSMSMMQQHCGVKTDAGELQYLAQAMMQSSNYSQ